From Streptomyces zhihengii, the proteins below share one genomic window:
- a CDS encoding FAD-binding and (Fe-S)-binding domain-containing protein yields MAHEEHERDRGRVRGRSRRSGRTPAAGPEEDRHPGDTDELARALTAAVRGEVDFSAAARALVTMDASNYRRVPAGVVAPRDADDVAAALAVCREAGVPVVPRGGGTSIAGQATGTGVVLDLTRHLRDVVRLDPEARTAVVGPGVVLDRLREAAAVHGLTFGPDPSTHSRCTLGGMIGNNACGSHSVAWGTTADNVRSLDVVTYDGRRLRLGPDWAGAPDGLREFTHAHLAALRTAYPPGLPRRISGYALDALLPERGADVARAYCGSEGTLGVLTEATVRLVPAPAHRALAVLGYPDESAAADAAPGLLAHTPLTLEGMAEDLVRDPAARAGLPRGGAWLFAETGGASAAEARAAATALARAADALDTAVVGDPAAQRTLWRIREEAAGTATRMLDGAEAWPGWEDCAVPPARLGAYLRDFRALLARHGLRGTPYGHFGDGCIHVRIDFDLVSPRGVAAFRAFSEEAAALVVAHGGSLSGEHGDGQARAELLPAMYGDELVRLFGTFKDLWDPDGGLNPGILARPARLDENLRFEVLPAAPVDVAFGYPQDDGDFRRAVRRCVGVATCRTTAPASGPTVMCPSYRATGEERHSTRGRARLLHEMLAGEVVTDGWRSTEVRDALDLCLSCKGCRSDCPVGVDMATYKAEFLHHHYAGRRRPAAHYSMGRLPQWLRLAGPVAPLVDALARVGPLAALAKRLAGIAPERELPRLARRSFTALARERARGRTRVLAPGRYTVLWPDTFTDRLAPAVGTAALRVLADAGIEAVLPPGRVCCGLTYVSTGQLDRARAVMRRTLDTVEPLLDLDAPVTVLEPSCAAALRTDLPELLGDDPRAARLASRVRTFAQTLAEHAAPGWTPPRLDRPVAGQTHCHQHAVLGDAAERALRDAAGLTGTLSGGCCGLAGNFGFEKGHWEVSVACAEDHLLPAVRDAPGGAELLADGFSCRTQLHDLGGHRARHLAEVLAQALDGRDGDDGERGR; encoded by the coding sequence ATGGCGCACGAGGAGCACGAGCGGGACCGCGGGCGGGTTCGCGGACGGAGCCGGCGGAGCGGGCGGACGCCCGCCGCGGGCCCGGAAGAAGATCGGCACCCAGGGGATACGGACGAACTGGCCCGCGCGCTCACCGCCGCCGTCCGCGGCGAGGTCGACTTCTCCGCCGCGGCCCGCGCCCTGGTGACGATGGACGCCTCCAACTACCGCCGCGTCCCCGCCGGAGTCGTCGCCCCGCGCGACGCGGACGACGTGGCCGCCGCCCTCGCCGTCTGCCGCGAGGCCGGGGTGCCCGTCGTCCCCCGGGGCGGCGGCACCTCGATCGCCGGCCAGGCCACCGGCACCGGCGTGGTCCTCGACCTCACCCGCCATCTGCGGGACGTCGTCCGGCTGGACCCGGAGGCCCGCACCGCCGTCGTCGGCCCCGGGGTCGTCCTCGACCGGCTGCGGGAGGCCGCCGCCGTCCACGGCCTCACCTTCGGACCCGACCCGTCCACCCACAGCCGCTGCACCCTCGGCGGCATGATCGGCAACAACGCCTGCGGCTCCCACTCGGTCGCCTGGGGCACCACCGCCGACAACGTCCGGAGTCTCGACGTCGTCACCTACGACGGCCGCCGGCTGCGCCTCGGCCCCGACTGGGCAGGCGCCCCCGACGGACTGCGGGAGTTCACCCACGCCCACCTCGCCGCCCTGCGCACCGCCTACCCGCCCGGTCTGCCCCGCCGCATCTCCGGCTACGCGCTCGACGCCCTGCTCCCCGAGCGCGGCGCCGACGTGGCCCGCGCCTACTGCGGCAGCGAGGGCACCCTCGGCGTGCTGACCGAGGCCACCGTGCGGCTCGTCCCCGCGCCCGCGCACCGCGCCCTCGCCGTGCTCGGCTACCCCGACGAGAGCGCCGCCGCCGACGCCGCCCCCGGCCTGCTCGCCCACACCCCGCTGACCCTGGAGGGCATGGCCGAGGACCTCGTCCGCGACCCGGCCGCCCGCGCCGGCCTGCCCCGCGGCGGGGCCTGGCTGTTCGCCGAGACCGGCGGCGCGAGCGCCGCCGAGGCCCGCGCCGCCGCCACCGCCCTGGCCCGCGCCGCCGACGCCCTGGACACGGCCGTCGTCGGCGACCCGGCCGCCCAGCGGACCCTGTGGCGCATCCGCGAGGAGGCCGCGGGCACCGCCACCCGGATGCTCGACGGCGCCGAGGCATGGCCCGGCTGGGAGGACTGCGCCGTGCCGCCCGCACGGCTCGGCGCCTATCTGCGCGACTTCCGGGCCCTGCTCGCCCGGCACGGGCTGCGCGGCACCCCCTACGGCCACTTCGGGGACGGCTGCATCCATGTGCGGATCGACTTCGACCTGGTCTCCCCGCGGGGCGTCGCCGCCTTCCGCGCCTTCTCCGAGGAGGCCGCCGCCCTGGTGGTCGCCCACGGCGGCTCCCTCTCCGGCGAACACGGCGACGGCCAGGCCCGCGCCGAACTGCTGCCCGCGATGTACGGGGACGAACTGGTCCGCCTCTTCGGCACGTTCAAGGACCTCTGGGACCCCGACGGCGGCCTCAACCCCGGCATCCTCGCCCGCCCGGCCCGGCTCGACGAGAACCTGCGCTTCGAGGTCCTGCCCGCCGCTCCCGTCGACGTCGCCTTCGGCTACCCGCAGGACGACGGCGACTTCCGGCGCGCCGTCCGCCGCTGCGTGGGGGTCGCCACCTGCCGCACCACGGCCCCGGCGTCCGGCCCCACCGTGATGTGCCCCTCGTACCGGGCCACCGGCGAGGAACGGCACTCCACCCGCGGCAGGGCCCGGCTCCTCCACGAGATGCTCGCCGGCGAGGTGGTCACCGACGGCTGGCGGTCCACGGAGGTCCGCGACGCCCTCGACCTGTGCCTCTCCTGCAAGGGCTGCCGCAGCGACTGCCCCGTGGGCGTCGACATGGCCACCTACAAGGCCGAGTTCCTCCACCACCACTACGCCGGCCGGCGGCGGCCCGCCGCCCACTACTCCATGGGCCGGCTGCCGCAGTGGCTGCGCCTCGCCGGGCCGGTCGCCCCCCTCGTCGACGCCCTGGCCCGGGTGGGCCCGCTCGCGGCCCTCGCCAAGCGCCTGGCGGGCATCGCCCCCGAGCGCGAACTCCCGCGCCTCGCACGGCGCTCCTTCACCGCACTCGCCCGGGAACGGGCCCGCGGCCGGACCCGGGTGCTCGCCCCCGGCCGGTACACCGTCCTGTGGCCCGACACCTTCACCGACCGCCTCGCCCCCGCGGTGGGCACGGCCGCCCTGCGCGTGCTGGCGGACGCCGGGATCGAGGCCGTCCTGCCGCCCGGCCGGGTGTGCTGCGGGCTCACCTACGTCTCCACCGGCCAGCTCGACCGCGCCCGTGCCGTGATGCGCCGCACCCTCGACACCGTCGAACCGCTCCTCGACCTGGACGCCCCCGTCACCGTCCTCGAACCGAGCTGCGCCGCCGCGCTCCGCACCGACCTGCCCGAACTGCTCGGCGACGACCCCCGGGCCGCCCGCCTCGCGTCCCGGGTCCGCACCTTCGCCCAGACCCTCGCCGAACACGCCGCCCCCGGCTGGACCCCGCCGCGTCTGGACCGCCCCGTGGCGGGCCAGACCCACTGCCACCAGCACGCCGTCCTCGGCGACGCCGCCGAACGCGCCCTGCGGGACGCCGCCGGACTCACCGGCACCCTCAGCGGCGGCTGCTGCGGCCTCGCGGGCAACTTCGGCTTCGAGAAGGGCCACTGGGAGGTGTCCGTCGCCTGCGCCGAGGACCACCTGCTGCCCGCCGTCCGCGACGCCCCCGGGGGCGCCGAACTCCTCGCCGACGGCTTCTCCTGCCGCACCCAGCTCCACGACCTCGGCGGCCACCGCGCCCGCCACCTGGCGGAGGTCCTGGCACAGGCGCTGGACGGGCGCGACGGGGACGACGGGGAGCGGGGGCGCTGA